In Syntrophotaleaceae bacterium, a genomic segment contains:
- a CDS encoding gamma-glutamylcyclotransferase family protein codes for MNIGDTAKLNTNPEDSPETILRLFVYGTLKRGYWNHQRFCAQARSIEPAVVWGRLYHLHAGFPALEVPEGLILARGTADPLADARRQQEIGIPRFGRPTGDWDLIHGELVTFTDPQRDLPPIDRLEGFRPGGHSMYQRVMVAAGCRNASIAVWIYRMARVTNGERIDREWRG; via the coding sequence ATGAACATTGGAGACACCGCGAAGCTGAACACAAACCCGGAAGACAGTCCCGAGACCATCCTCCGGCTCTTCGTCTACGGCACCCTGAAACGGGGCTACTGGAACCATCAACGCTTCTGCGCCCAGGCCCGCAGCATCGAACCGGCCGTGGTCTGGGGCAGGCTCTACCACCTCCATGCCGGGTTCCCGGCCCTCGAGGTGCCGGAAGGTCTGATCCTGGCCCGAGGCACCGCCGATCCGCTGGCCGACGCCCGCAGACAACAGGAGATCGGCATACCACGATTCGGCCGCCCGACCGGTGACTGGGATCTGATCCATGGGGAACTGGTGACCTTCACCGACCCGCAGCGCGACCTGCCGCCCATCGACCGGCTGGAAGGATTCCGGCCCGGCGGGCACAGCATGTATCAGCGGGTGATGGTGGCCGCTGGATGCCGGAACGCTTCAATTGCGGTGTGGATTTACAGGATGGCTCGGGTTACAAATGGGGAGCGAATTGACCGGGAGTGGCGGGGCTAA
- a CDS encoding glucosamine 6-phosphate synthetase, whose translation MCGQVGIIFGRKRRRPDERDYLRELFIRMLLHSEERGPHASGLAWLKTDGSHRIFKRPMRAHELVYEKPFQELLGQVDNETTILMGHTRWRTRGNEFNNRNNHPIRAGIVIGTHNGTIYNADYLFRRLGLPRYAEVDSELIFRLADRFAPEGPIDQEGLKKALALCRGQMSAVLASRLDPGTITVLKGNKPLCLRIHRQHRVVLYASEAAFIDFAVDFDPGWRELEVPPMTMLTIRHEDVRAIENSEFRFIPQERKGTLPEGVNA comes from the coding sequence ATGTGCGGACAAGTAGGCATCATCTTCGGCCGCAAGCGCAGACGGCCCGACGAGCGGGATTACCTGCGCGAGCTCTTCATCCGCATGCTGCTGCACAGCGAGGAGCGCGGCCCGCACGCCTCCGGTCTGGCCTGGCTCAAGACCGACGGCAGCCACCGCATCTTCAAGCGGCCGATGCGGGCGCACGAGCTGGTCTACGAGAAGCCGTTCCAGGAGCTGCTCGGGCAGGTCGACAACGAGACCACCATCCTCATGGGCCACACCCGCTGGCGCACCCGGGGCAACGAGTTCAACAACCGCAACAACCATCCCATCCGGGCCGGGATCGTCATCGGCACCCACAACGGCACCATCTACAACGCCGATTATCTGTTCCGCCGTCTCGGTCTGCCGCGCTACGCCGAGGTGGATAGCGAGCTGATCTTCCGCCTGGCCGACCGCTTCGCGCCCGAAGGCCCCATCGACCAGGAGGGCCTGAAGAAGGCGCTTGCCCTTTGTCGCGGCCAGATGAGCGCCGTGCTGGCCTCGCGGCTCGACCCCGGCACCATCACCGTGCTCAAGGGCAACAAGCCGCTCTGCCTGCGCATCCACCGCCAGCACCGGGTGGTGCTTTACGCCTCGGAGGCCGCCTTCATCGACTTTGCCGTGGACTTTGATCCGGGCTGGCGCGAGCTGGAGGTGCCGCCCATGACCATGCTCACCATCCGCCACGAGGATGTGCGGGCCATCGAAAACAGCGAATTCCGCTTCATACCCCAGGAGCGCAAAGGGACACTGCCCGAAGGAGTGAATGCATGA
- a CDS encoding DUF5049 domain-containing protein yields the protein MKILIRSTTLDGEPIPGSGETIQAADCLEVVELMRGQTPFTASRAPRDYMTEVLSGIEGGPTQPLPEDAAAAAAEFLTRLARHGLIEFLPDDKASDPWPERFLEALETVRLSGRTNMLDHPEVTRLTAEMGYPEVAEWLADHRREYAAFVLEGTRPLGKNFGGKEDPAPCADK from the coding sequence ATGAAGATTCTGATCCGCTCCACCACGCTGGACGGCGAACCGATCCCCGGCAGCGGGGAAACCATCCAGGCCGCCGACTGCCTCGAAGTTGTCGAGCTGATGCGCGGCCAGACGCCGTTTACCGCCAGCCGAGCGCCCCGGGACTACATGACCGAGGTGCTCTCCGGCATCGAAGGCGGGCCGACCCAGCCGTTGCCGGAGGACGCCGCCGCTGCGGCCGCCGAGTTTCTCACCCGCCTGGCCCGGCACGGCCTGATCGAGTTTCTGCCCGACGACAAGGCCAGCGATCCCTGGCCGGAACGCTTCCTCGAAGCCCTGGAGACGGTGCGGCTCTCCGGGCGCACCAACATGCTCGACCACCCGGAGGTGACCCGCCTGACCGCCGAGATGGGTTACCCGGAGGTGGCCGAGTGGCTGGCGGACCACCGGCGCGAATACGCGGCCTTCGTCCTCGAAGGGACGAGACCGCTCGGCAAGAACTTCGGCGGCAAGGAGGACCCGGCTCCATGTGCGGACAAGTAG
- a CDS encoding amidoligase family protein → MNLKEIHYGIEIETVKRTREQIAWAIHSVVGGTVRHVGIPSSYDPWEVEDLRGRVWKVVGDASLTSVPAHLRAEVVSPVLGYDDIPQLQEAVRAIRRAGGKINSQCGIHIHIDAAPFDGRHLGNLAKIIYKQEPLILHALGISRDRLNRYTRPVSDELIQRIEQHRPRTKDQLNRIWYGYHNRQPQHYDNSRYHGVNLHNVWYRGTVEFRWFEATLHAGRIKAYLQFCLAVAAKALNGRAASSRKRDFDPQSAKYDFRVFLLHLGLIGDEFKTARKHLMANMPGDAAFKNGRPKPEDVLPDETETTTLTNEAGQVPGLTV, encoded by the coding sequence ATGAACCTGAAAGAGATCCACTACGGGATCGAGATCGAGACCGTAAAACGCACCCGGGAGCAGATCGCCTGGGCCATCCACTCGGTGGTGGGCGGCACGGTCCGCCATGTCGGCATCCCCAGCAGCTATGACCCCTGGGAGGTCGAGGACCTGCGCGGCCGCGTCTGGAAGGTGGTGGGGGACGCCTCCCTGACCAGCGTCCCGGCCCATCTGCGGGCCGAGGTGGTCAGCCCGGTGCTCGGCTACGACGACATCCCGCAACTGCAGGAGGCGGTCCGGGCCATCCGCCGCGCCGGAGGCAAGATCAACAGCCAGTGCGGCATTCACATCCATATCGACGCCGCGCCCTTCGACGGCAGACACCTGGGTAACCTGGCCAAGATCATCTACAAGCAGGAGCCGCTGATCCTCCACGCCCTCGGCATCAGCCGCGACCGGCTCAACCGCTACACCCGGCCGGTCAGCGACGAGCTGATCCAGCGCATCGAACAGCATCGCCCCCGCACCAAGGACCAGCTCAACCGCATCTGGTACGGCTACCACAACCGCCAGCCCCAGCACTACGACAACAGCCGCTACCACGGGGTCAACCTGCACAACGTCTGGTACCGGGGCACGGTGGAGTTCCGCTGGTTCGAGGCGACCCTCCACGCGGGGCGGATCAAGGCCTACCTGCAGTTCTGCCTCGCGGTCGCCGCCAAGGCGCTCAACGGCCGGGCCGCCTCCAGCCGCAAGCGGGATTTCGATCCCCAGAGCGCCAAGTACGACTTCCGGGTCTTCCTGCTCCACCTCGGCCTGATCGGCGACGAGTTCAAGACCGCCCGCAAGCATCTGATGGCCAACATGCCCGGCGACGCCGCCTTCAAGAACGGACGGCCCAAACCGGAGGACGTCCTTCCGGACGAAACCGAAACCACCACTCTCACCAACGAGGCCGGGCAAGTTCCCGGCCTCACTGTTTAA
- a CDS encoding VrlD yields the protein MIVRRKGGLTEFIPTPQEKRDGLIRDHALGLLENLHQRLARLERASKLPTDEAEAFTALLARMRADESRNLELHASLITSDTASG from the coding sequence ATGATCGTTCGACGCAAAGGCGGCCTGACCGAGTTCATCCCCACGCCGCAGGAGAAGCGCGACGGCCTGATCCGCGACCACGCCCTGGGCCTGCTGGAGAATCTGCACCAGCGCCTGGCGCGGCTGGAACGGGCGTCAAAGCTCCCGACCGACGAAGCGGAGGCCTTCACGGCGCTGCTGGCGCGGATGCGGGCCGACGAGTCGCGCAACCTCGAGCTGCACGCCAGCCTGATCACCTCTGATACCGCTTCCGGCTGA
- a CDS encoding DUF4815 domain-containing protein produces the protein MSISRETFDPTKNYKRIRYHQDRDLLDSELNEQQDIINLERRKIADILFKEGSIIMGLEVSAAANVLTLAPGVVYIDGHLEQVSGATLTYDPATTSGADYVYVELLKYNYGYTQDPALINPATGEPTAEREKWVLSLKATDTSGQTLPNNVAERRVIPIYKFDRESGDVTPTVQEKSNLYLRDLLGTLPGSRITVSSITEDQLSFAAAEGLNSLIQNLAERTFDQAGSYLVRGFDTFIGGVDDDSVEAITNAGRAYIQGFRHQRDLPTSTLVPKSIATKSVRGEQKTFDINKRRYPVNSTPLKETTQVEAIVEITRNVTRGSVGGGEDLLDPNPVVDILEVSQGATIFQEGVDWQQSGNHVDWLGSGNEPAIGTTYTVRWTYTKQMVKGTDYVDSGWFGQANHPAAGNYFYLVTAYNATGETAFNAAAVIARATAAGEMNKLSWLPVSGATGYRVYRAATNGARTDYKRLMELGSEALSYVDDGVEEIGTASPPATNTAGLTMSPVQLELGNLNVINFGRGSLGDQPVNGSNCSLDYDYYLGRRDIVYATTTEIKRLEGAPADFPKLPIVPENALGLCSIDCPPNSTDMEIRNFGLTRITMDQIHDIIQDVEDLKYNDAQYQMNNELQNRDAQTKKGIYSDDFSNTAQSDIYHAEWDARVNEIARFVAPDRIPHSTVLSVDQAGSNASFFGSLALLPGNETVLVEQNDWSEERNINPYAVFDKPPAMLQITPNLGRRGQTGIAVTGINFTPSKSGIVLRCDGQVMASNLISDEAGRVSASFTIPTNARNGNRIVEMADGVYSARASLQINDPLVITRIERIIENRIIRVPVVQVVWRTQTIFVPRDPLAQTFSFTQNQVISSIGLQFTARDPSIPVTVQIRGVTTGLPNGVVFAEKVLAPNEISLSGETRIRFDDPFYAEANTSYSVVLLTNSTNYKVRTATLGKMGRWGIITRQTYMEGVLLESSNAETWTPLNGSDLAMKIYGYNFQSEGMIRFQPITGVQFSDINLDEYSAIPQGTGLDWEYSTDGGVTWDAMVPAEEERLPNLATRVQIRVRLSSSLANDTPAINFRDVNLVGYLNKTTGAYLTRENELTQGVESTKAYVQMQIPSGTTLQWFASNDGGLTWEAMTIQDTRPIDENWTEYTLVRTFTDNTGNKVRYKAEMTGTPLIYPRIHSLGATLS, from the coding sequence ATGAGCATCTCACGCGAGACATTCGACCCGACCAAGAACTACAAGCGCATCCGCTACCATCAGGATCGCGACCTGCTGGATTCCGAACTCAACGAGCAGCAGGACATCATCAACCTGGAGCGGCGCAAGATCGCCGACATCCTGTTCAAGGAAGGCTCCATCATCATGGGCCTCGAGGTCAGCGCGGCCGCCAACGTCCTGACCCTGGCCCCGGGCGTGGTCTACATCGACGGCCATCTGGAACAGGTGAGCGGCGCGACCCTGACCTATGACCCGGCCACCACCAGCGGGGCCGATTACGTTTACGTGGAGCTGCTGAAGTACAACTACGGCTACACCCAGGACCCGGCCCTGATCAATCCGGCCACCGGCGAGCCCACCGCCGAGCGGGAAAAATGGGTTCTCTCTCTCAAGGCGACGGATACCAGCGGCCAGACGCTGCCCAACAACGTGGCCGAGCGCCGGGTGATCCCGATCTACAAGTTCGACCGCGAGAGCGGCGACGTCACGCCCACGGTGCAGGAGAAGTCCAACCTCTACCTGCGGGATCTGCTGGGCACGCTGCCGGGCAGCCGGATCACCGTCTCCTCGATCACCGAGGACCAGCTCTCCTTCGCCGCCGCCGAGGGGCTCAATTCCCTGATTCAGAACCTGGCCGAGCGCACCTTCGACCAGGCCGGAAGCTATCTGGTGCGGGGCTTCGACACCTTCATCGGCGGCGTCGACGACGACAGCGTGGAGGCGATCACCAACGCCGGACGCGCCTACATCCAGGGCTTCCGGCATCAGCGCGATCTGCCCACCTCGACCCTGGTGCCCAAATCCATCGCCACCAAGTCGGTGCGCGGCGAGCAGAAGACCTTCGACATCAACAAGCGCCGCTATCCGGTCAACTCCACGCCGCTCAAGGAGACGACCCAGGTGGAGGCCATCGTCGAGATTACCCGCAACGTCACTCGCGGCTCGGTGGGCGGCGGCGAAGACCTGCTCGACCCCAATCCCGTCGTGGACATCCTCGAGGTCAGCCAGGGGGCGACCATCTTCCAGGAGGGCGTGGACTGGCAGCAGTCGGGCAACCATGTCGACTGGCTCGGCTCCGGTAACGAACCGGCCATCGGCACCACCTACACGGTGCGCTGGACCTACACCAAGCAGATGGTCAAGGGCACCGACTACGTGGACAGCGGCTGGTTCGGACAGGCCAACCATCCGGCGGCCGGAAACTATTTCTATCTGGTGACCGCCTACAACGCCACCGGCGAGACGGCCTTCAACGCCGCTGCGGTCATTGCCCGGGCCACCGCCGCCGGGGAGATGAACAAGCTCTCCTGGCTGCCGGTCAGCGGCGCGACCGGCTATCGCGTCTACCGGGCCGCCACCAACGGCGCACGCACCGACTACAAGCGCCTGATGGAACTGGGCAGCGAGGCGCTCTCCTACGTCGACGACGGCGTCGAGGAGATCGGCACCGCTTCGCCTCCGGCCACCAACACGGCCGGACTCACCATGTCGCCGGTGCAGCTCGAGCTGGGCAACCTCAACGTGATCAACTTCGGGCGCGGCAGCCTCGGCGACCAGCCGGTGAACGGTTCCAACTGCAGCCTGGACTACGACTATTACCTCGGCCGCCGCGACATCGTTTACGCCACCACCACCGAGATCAAGCGGCTGGAAGGGGCTCCGGCCGATTTCCCGAAGCTGCCCATCGTGCCGGAAAACGCCCTGGGGCTGTGCAGCATCGACTGCCCGCCCAACTCCACCGACATGGAGATCCGCAACTTCGGCCTGACCCGCATCACCATGGACCAGATCCACGACATCATTCAGGACGTCGAGGACCTGAAGTACAACGATGCCCAGTACCAGATGAACAACGAGCTGCAGAACCGGGACGCCCAGACCAAGAAAGGCATCTACTCGGACGACTTCTCGAACACCGCCCAGTCGGACATCTACCACGCCGAATGGGACGCCCGGGTGAACGAGATCGCCCGCTTCGTCGCGCCGGACCGCATTCCGCACTCCACCGTGCTCTCGGTCGATCAGGCGGGCAGCAACGCCAGCTTCTTCGGCAGCCTGGCGCTGCTGCCGGGCAACGAGACCGTGCTGGTGGAGCAGAACGACTGGTCCGAGGAGCGCAACATCAACCCCTACGCGGTGTTCGACAAGCCCCCGGCCATGCTGCAGATCACGCCCAACCTCGGGCGGCGCGGCCAGACCGGCATCGCCGTCACCGGCATCAACTTCACCCCGAGCAAGTCCGGCATCGTGCTGCGCTGCGACGGCCAGGTGATGGCCAGCAACCTGATCAGCGACGAGGCCGGTCGGGTCAGCGCCTCCTTCACCATTCCGACCAACGCCCGCAACGGCAACCGCATCGTGGAGATGGCCGACGGCGTCTACTCGGCCCGGGCCAGCCTGCAGATCAACGATCCGCTGGTCATCACCCGCATCGAGCGCATCATCGAGAACCGCATCATCCGCGTGCCCGTGGTGCAGGTGGTCTGGCGCACCCAGACCATCTTCGTGCCCCGTGACCCGCTGGCCCAGACCTTCAGCTTCACCCAAAACCAGGTGATCTCCAGCATCGGTCTGCAGTTCACCGCCAGGGACCCGAGCATCCCGGTCACGGTGCAGATTCGCGGCGTCACCACCGGTCTGCCCAACGGCGTGGTGTTCGCCGAGAAGGTGCTGGCCCCGAACGAGATCAGCCTGAGCGGCGAGACCCGCATTCGCTTCGACGACCCGTTCTACGCCGAGGCCAACACCAGCTATTCCGTGGTGCTGCTGACCAACAGCACCAACTACAAGGTGCGCACCGCCACCCTCGGCAAGATGGGCCGCTGGGGCATCATCACCCGCCAGACCTACATGGAAGGTGTGCTGCTGGAGAGCTCCAACGCCGAGACCTGGACGCCGCTCAACGGCTCCGACCTGGCGATGAAGATCTACGGCTACAACTTCCAGTCCGAGGGGATGATCCGCTTCCAGCCGATCACCGGCGTGCAGTTCTCCGACATCAACCTCGACGAATACTCGGCCATCCCCCAGGGCACCGGCCTCGACTGGGAATACTCCACCGACGGCGGTGTGACCTGGGACGCCATGGTTCCCGCCGAGGAGGAACGGCTGCCCAACCTCGCCACCCGGGTCCAGATCCGCGTGCGCCTGAGCAGCTCGCTTGCCAACGACACCCCGGCCATCAACTTCCGCGACGTCAACCTGGTGGGCTACCTCAACAAGACCACCGGGGCCTACCTGACCCGCGAGAACGAGCTGACCCAGGGGGTGGAATCGACCAAGGCCTATGTGCAGATGCAAATCCCCAGCGGCACCACCCTGCAATGGTTCGCCAGCAACGACGGCGGCCTGACCTGGGAGGCGATGACCATCCAGGACACCCGGCCCATCGACGAGAACTGGACCGAGTACACCCTGGTGCGCACCTTCACCGACAACACCGGCAACAAGGTCCGCTACAAGGCCGAGATGACCGGCACGCCGCTGATCTACCCGCGCATCCATTCGCTGGGCGCGACCCTGAGCTAA